From the genome of Cytobacillus firmus, one region includes:
- a CDS encoding DHH family phosphoesterase — MKQKILDEIIKYETIIIHRHVRPDPDAYGSQGGLAEILKASFPEKAIFTVGQEEETLHFMRRLDEISDDTYKGALVIVCDTANAERICDGRYGTGSKLIKIDHHPNMDPYGDLMWVDTDASSTSEMIYEFYLFGKEQGLKMSDEAARLLFAGIVGDTGRFLYPSTTEKTFAFAGELIHYNFSRPELFDKMYELDANIVKLKGYVLQNFEMRPSGAAVMVLKKELLEEFKAVPSKASLLVSTLGDVKGIKAWVFFIEESDQIRVRFRSKGPIINEIARNYKGGGHPLAAGASIYSWDEMESVVRDLEAVCRDN, encoded by the coding sequence ATGAAACAGAAGATATTAGATGAAATAATAAAATATGAAACAATCATTATTCATAGGCATGTCCGTCCGGACCCGGATGCGTATGGTTCACAGGGGGGCCTTGCTGAAATCCTTAAGGCTTCATTTCCGGAGAAAGCGATCTTTACTGTCGGGCAGGAAGAAGAAACACTTCATTTTATGAGAAGGCTTGATGAAATATCTGATGATACATATAAAGGTGCGCTGGTCATTGTCTGTGATACAGCAAATGCAGAGCGGATATGTGATGGCAGATATGGAACGGGCAGCAAGCTGATTAAAATTGATCATCACCCTAATATGGATCCGTATGGGGATTTAATGTGGGTGGATACAGATGCAAGCTCTACAAGTGAAATGATTTATGAGTTTTATCTTTTCGGCAAAGAACAGGGACTAAAAATGTCTGATGAGGCGGCTAGGCTTTTATTTGCTGGAATAGTTGGCGACACCGGCCGTTTTCTTTATCCAAGCACAACAGAAAAGACGTTTGCCTTTGCGGGTGAACTGATACATTATAATTTTTCACGTCCGGAACTGTTTGATAAGATGTACGAGCTGGACGCAAATATTGTTAAACTGAAGGGATATGTGCTGCAGAATTTTGAGATGAGACCCAGCGGGGCTGCTGTAATGGTCCTGAAAAAGGAATTGCTCGAAGAATTTAAGGCGGTACCTTCCAAAGCATCCCTGCTCGTAAGCACTCTTGGCGATGTGAAGGGAATAAAAGCATGGGTTTTCTTTATCGAGGAAAGCGATCAAATCCGTGTACGGTTCCGTTCTAAGGGTCCAATAATCAATGAAATTGCAAGGAATTATAAAGGCGGAGGTCATCCTCTTGCTGCCGGAGCTTCCATTTATTCATGGGATGAGATGGAATCCGTTGTAAGAGACCTTGAGGCTGTCTGCAGAGACAACTGA
- a CDS encoding YtpI family protein, whose protein sequence is MPIFVILIILSFSFYIFYKVKFFRSRQPAERQWISAKSRIALGSFVAIFGLNQLFLYDTTTALIVAIVFILIGGLSIWGGIKAYKFYTPYAVKEAEAARKN, encoded by the coding sequence ATGCCTATATTTGTTATCCTGATTATACTCTCTTTTTCTTTCTATATTTTCTACAAAGTAAAGTTCTTCAGAAGCAGACAGCCGGCTGAAAGACAATGGATATCAGCCAAGTCCAGAATTGCCCTGGGTTCATTTGTTGCCATATTTGGCCTTAATCAGCTGTTTTTATACGATACAACAACTGCTCTCATTGTGGCGATTGTGTTTATTCTTATTGGCGGTCTAAGCATATGGGGCGGCATAAAAGCATACAAATTTTACACGCCTTATGCTGTGAAAGAAGCTGAAGCAGCAAGGAAGAATTAA
- a CDS encoding M24 family metallopeptidase, producing MNNRLQKLSQWMKENDIQVTFVTSPDNVFYLSGFLSDPHERLLGLAVFQEEEPFLVCPAMEKEDAKNAGWSHEIIGYSDIQNPWEFIHTSIHKRIRKVNKTAIEKEHMNVERYEAISGLFSGASFVSAEAKLRQLRMVKDEKELEIIREACALADFAIETGCAEIQEGKTELDVLAAVEYALKKKGVNEMSFSTMVLTGANGASPHGTPGMTKIQKGDLVLFDLGVVWNGYCSDITRTVAYGDINDKQKEIYDTVLKAQLAAVEASKPGVTCADIDLTARNLIAEAGYGDYFPHRLGHGLGVSVHEYPSLTETNPLLLEEGMVFTIEPGIYIPGVAGVRIEDDLAVTADGVEILTKFPKELQIIK from the coding sequence ATGAATAACAGATTGCAGAAACTGTCACAGTGGATGAAGGAAAATGATATACAAGTCACTTTTGTAACATCACCGGATAATGTATTTTATTTAAGCGGCTTTTTAAGCGACCCTCATGAACGCTTGCTTGGACTGGCTGTTTTCCAGGAGGAAGAGCCATTCCTCGTATGTCCGGCTATGGAAAAAGAAGATGCCAAGAATGCTGGCTGGAGCCATGAAATTATTGGCTACAGCGATATTCAAAACCCTTGGGAATTTATCCATACATCCATACATAAAAGAATCAGAAAAGTAAATAAAACAGCAATTGAAAAAGAGCATATGAATGTGGAACGTTATGAAGCCATCTCCGGCCTGTTCAGCGGTGCTTCATTCGTTTCGGCAGAAGCAAAGCTTCGCCAGCTTCGTATGGTTAAGGATGAAAAAGAATTGGAAATCATCCGCGAAGCATGTGCACTGGCTGATTTTGCGATTGAAACAGGCTGTGCCGAGATCCAGGAAGGAAAAACGGAACTGGATGTTCTGGCTGCCGTAGAGTACGCATTAAAGAAAAAAGGCGTTAATGAAATGTCTTTTTCTACCATGGTCCTGACGGGGGCTAACGGCGCTTCCCCTCATGGCACACCAGGAATGACGAAGATTCAAAAAGGGGACTTAGTGCTGTTTGACCTCGGAGTTGTCTGGAATGGCTACTGTTCAGATATTACAAGAACTGTAGCCTACGGTGATATCAATGATAAACAGAAAGAAATTTATGATACGGTCTTAAAAGCTCAGCTTGCAGCGGTGGAAGCGAGCAAGCCGGGAGTCACTTGCGCAGATATTGACCTGACAGCAAGAAACCTGATAGCAGAAGCCGGATACGGCGACTATTTCCCTCATCGATTAGGCCATGGGCTGGGTGTGAGCGTGCATGAGTACCCTTCATTAACGGAAACAAACCCGCTTTTGCTTGAAGAAGGTATGGTCTTCACCATCGAACCGGGTATCTATATCCCAGGTGTTGCCGGAGTGAGGATTGAGGATGACCTTGCTGTAACAGCAGACGGAGTAGAAATTTTGACCAAATTCCCGAAAGAACTTCAAATTATTAAATAG
- the ytrI gene encoding sporulation membrane protein YtrI: protein MRIPPYYRLPSWQRFFAGMALGGIISWFIFLFIFGQWQERYSKEIKLQQDAIYELEKDKEIWQEEFKKLNKENQKKLTVQDISIKIVNGEKYKLDSFSVFQLEDKIKEDISMMIAKDMDTVYKSSELIKKIIENKTHRVNEKRYRVEVKELVIYTTVSIELNIMLD from the coding sequence ATGAGGATACCGCCTTACTACCGATTGCCATCCTGGCAGCGTTTTTTTGCAGGAATGGCGCTGGGAGGCATTATCAGCTGGTTTATTTTTTTATTTATCTTTGGGCAATGGCAGGAGAGATACAGCAAAGAAATCAAGCTTCAGCAGGATGCTATTTATGAATTGGAAAAAGATAAAGAAATCTGGCAGGAGGAATTCAAAAAATTAAATAAAGAAAACCAGAAAAAACTGACTGTCCAGGATATTTCCATTAAAATTGTCAACGGCGAAAAATATAAACTGGATTCCTTCAGTGTTTTCCAGCTGGAAGATAAAATAAAAGAGGATATCAGCATGATGATTGCCAAAGACATGGATACTGTATATAAAAGCAGTGAACTGATCAAAAAAATCATAGAGAATAAGACACATCGCGTAAACGAAAAAAGGTACCGGGTGGAAGTTAAAGAATTGGTCATCTATACCACTGTCTCAATTGAATTGAATATAATGCTGGATTAA
- a CDS encoding CBS domain-containing protein, whose translation MATKHEQILQYIDELPIGEKISVRQIAKALAVSEGTAYRAIKDAENKGYVSTIERVGTIRIERKKKENIEKLTFAEVVNIVDGQVLGGRAGLHKTLNKFVIGAMKLEAMMRYTDAGNLLIVGNRTQAHELALKAGAAVLITGGFDTEDHVKKLADDLQMPVISSSYDTFTVATMINRAIYDQLIKKEIVLVEDILTPLQEAIFLKTTDTIADWMTYNRETGHSRFPVVDNNLKVQGVVTSKDIMGHDKETLIEKIMTKNPMTVGGKTSVASSSHMMVWEGIELLPVVDEANKLEGIVSRQDVLKALQMIQRQPQVGETIDDIVTSQLVMTRGKTKGDDVYRCEVTPQMTNHLGTISYGVFTTIVSEAANRVLRSYKKGDLVVENMTVYFIKPVQIDSMLEIYPKVLEVGRKFGKVDVEVFNEGVLVGKAMMMCQLIDRH comes from the coding sequence TTGGCTACTAAGCATGAGCAAATATTACAATATATTGATGAACTGCCAATTGGAGAAAAGATATCGGTCAGACAGATCGCCAAGGCGCTCGCTGTGAGTGAAGGGACGGCATACAGAGCGATTAAGGATGCTGAAAATAAGGGATATGTCAGTACAATAGAACGTGTTGGGACAATAAGAATCGAGCGGAAAAAGAAAGAGAATATTGAGAAGCTTACTTTTGCAGAAGTTGTTAATATCGTAGACGGCCAGGTGCTTGGTGGAAGAGCAGGGCTTCATAAAACATTGAACAAATTTGTTATTGGGGCGATGAAGCTTGAAGCGATGATGAGATACACGGATGCCGGAAATCTGCTGATCGTCGGAAACCGGACACAGGCACACGAATTAGCTTTGAAGGCTGGCGCTGCTGTATTAATTACCGGGGGATTTGATACCGAAGACCATGTCAAAAAGCTGGCCGACGATTTGCAGATGCCTGTGATCTCAAGCAGTTATGATACCTTCACAGTGGCGACTATGATCAATCGGGCTATTTATGACCAGCTGATTAAAAAAGAGATTGTACTTGTTGAGGATATCCTGACTCCTCTGCAAGAGGCGATTTTTCTGAAAACAACCGATACAATTGCAGATTGGATGACATATAACCGCGAAACCGGCCACAGCCGATTCCCGGTTGTCGATAATAATCTCAAGGTGCAGGGAGTAGTTACTTCCAAGGATATCATGGGACATGACAAGGAAACGCTTATCGAAAAAATCATGACTAAAAACCCAATGACAGTTGGCGGAAAAACGAGCGTTGCTTCTTCCTCGCATATGATGGTGTGGGAAGGAATTGAATTGCTTCCAGTGGTGGATGAAGCGAATAAACTCGAAGGCATTGTAAGCCGCCAGGATGTGCTGAAGGCACTGCAGATGATACAAAGGCAGCCGCAGGTGGGTGAAACAATTGACGATATTGTCACCAGCCAGCTGGTTATGACACGGGGGAAAACAAAAGGGGATGACGTCTATCGCTGCGAGGTTACTCCGCAGATGACCAACCACCTTGGAACAATTTCCTATGGAGTCTTTACAACCATTGTATCGGAAGCAGCAAACAGAGTGTTAAGAAGCTATAAAAAGGGAGATCTCGTAGTTGAAAATATGACAGTCTATTTTATAAAACCTGTTCAGATTGACAGTATGCTTGAAATCTACCCCAAAGTCCTGGAAGTAGGGCGGAAGTTCGGTAAAGTGGATGTTGAAGTTTTTAACGAAGGTGTCCTTGTGGGTAAGGCGATGATGATGTGCCAGCTGATTGACAGACATTAA
- a CDS encoding metal-dependent hydrolase: protein MKVSFHGHSVVKIESQGKTILIDPFITGNGLTDLKAEDQKPDVIIVTHGHGDHLGDTIELAKRNDSLVIANFELATYLEWQGVKAHGMSIGGGFNFDFGRVKLTPAFHGTGLETENQEIIYLGMPAGVLVTLEGKTIYHAGDTGLFSDMKLIGDRHPIDLAFLPIGDNFTMGPDDAAYAAELLGAKKVVPIHFNTFPPIRQDPHKFISMLEGGVGQVLEAGESIEL, encoded by the coding sequence TTGAAAGTATCATTTCATGGCCATTCAGTAGTAAAAATCGAATCACAGGGAAAAACCATTTTAATAGACCCCTTTATTACCGGAAATGGTTTGACAGACTTAAAAGCTGAGGATCAGAAGCCGGACGTCATCATTGTCACCCATGGACATGGTGACCATCTCGGGGACACGATTGAACTGGCAAAACGCAATGATTCTCTTGTCATTGCCAACTTTGAACTTGCCACCTATCTTGAGTGGCAGGGAGTAAAAGCGCATGGAATGTCGATCGGCGGCGGATTTAATTTTGACTTTGGAAGAGTCAAGCTGACACCGGCGTTTCATGGAACAGGTCTCGAGACGGAAAACCAGGAAATCATCTACCTGGGGATGCCTGCCGGAGTGCTCGTCACATTAGAAGGAAAAACCATTTATCATGCAGGGGATACTGGACTTTTCTCTGATATGAAGCTAATTGGCGACCGCCATCCGATCGATTTGGCATTTCTGCCGATTGGAGACAATTTTACAATGGGACCGGATGATGCAGCATACGCAGCAGAACTCCTGGGTGCCAAAAAGGTTGTTCCCATTCACTTCAACACATTTCCGCCAATCAGGCAGGATCCTCATAAATTCATCAGCATGCTCGAAGGTGGAGTCGGGCAGGTTCTCGAAGCAGGGGAATCAATCGAATTGTAA